From the Daucus carota subsp. sativus chromosome 8, DH1 v3.0, whole genome shotgun sequence genome, one window contains:
- the LOC108198918 gene encoding amino acid transporter AVT6C gives MKLKQKETTSLAPLLPKITQTPNEGASVSSAVFNISTCMIGAGIMSIPATLKVLGIVPGFLLIVVMALLVDLTVEFLLRYTHSGNSNSYAGVMAESFGKPGSWALQFCIILSNLGGLIIYFIVIGDVLTGSQSSETIHLGILQEWFGIHWWNSRPFALLFVVLFVLLPLLLQPRIESLGHASAVSILLALVFVAISLAMAIYAIWAGTTMKLRLFPDISSTDSFLTLFTTIPVLASGLVCHIIIHPVKAELSKTSDMISAVRMSLLLTVSIYFAVGFIGYLLFGDTIMSDMLVNFDKNSDSPLGLLVNDVVRLSYSIHLLLVFPVINFSLRANIDELLFPKKNPLESDTPRFVCLTCAILSIAYLAAIVIPDIWYFFQFVGSTTIACLAFVFPGAIVLRDAHGISTRRDRIMAVVVILLAILTSSIAISNNLYS, from the exons ATGAAGCTCAAGCAAAAAGAAACAACTTCACTAGCTCCTCTGCTACCCAAGATCACACAAACTCCAAATGAGGGTGCATCAGTTTCATCTGCAGTTTTCAACATATCAACCTGCATGATTGGAGCTGGAATCATGTCCATACCAGCAACTCTGAAAGTGCTTGGGATCGTTCCAGGGTTCTTGCTGATTGTGGTGATGGCCCTTTTGGTGGATTTGACTGTGGAGTTCTTGCTCAGGTACACACACTCTGGCAACTCAAATTCTTATGCTGGTGTCATGGCTGAGTCCTTTGGGAAGCCTGGCTCATGGGCTTTGCAGTTCTGTATCATTTTGTCCAATCTCGGGGGTCTCATCATTTACTTTATTGTAATTG GGGATGTGCTCACAGGTAGCCAGTCCAGTGAAACAATACATTTGGGTATTCTTCAAGAATGGTTTGGAATCCACTGGTGGAACTCTCGGCCATTTGCTCTTCTTTTCGTTGTGCTTTTCGTTTTGCTTCCTCTGCTCTTGCAGCCACGTATAG AATCACTAGGACATGCTTCAGCAGTGTCCATTCTTCTGGCATTGGTTTTTGTTGCTATCAGTTTGGCTATGGCTATTTATGCTATATGGGCAGGAACAACCATGAAACTGAGACTGTTTCCGGATATTTCTAGTACAGATTCCTTTCTTACACTATTTACCACCATCCCGGTCTTAGCCTCAGGCCTCGTCTGCCATATTATTA TTCATCCAGTCAAGGCAGAGCTGAGTAAAACTTCGGATATGATCTCAGCTGTCCGAATGTCTCTATTACTGACTGTTTCCATTTACTTTGCTGTTGGATTCATAGGATACTTGTTATTTGGtgacacaatcatgtctgacaTGCTTGTAAACTTTGATAAAAACTCTGACTCTCCGCTTGGTTTATTAGTAAACGATGTAGTTCGTTTAAGCTACTCAATCCACCTGCTCTTAGTATTTCCCGTGATTAACTTCTCGCTAAGGGCTAATATTGATGAACTCCTCTTCCCAAAGAAAAATCCATTGGAATCAGACACCCCAAGATTTGTGTGCCTTACATGTGCAATACTCTCGATTGCTTACTTGGCCGCAATAGTCATTCCCGACATATGGTATTTTTTCCAGTTTGTCGGATCAACCACGATTGCTTGCCTTGCATTTGTATTCCCAGGTGCCATTGTTTTGAG AGATGCCCATGGTATATCGACAAGAAGGGACCGGATTATGGCCGTGGTGGTGATTCTTCTAGCAATTTTAACAAGTTCAATTGCCATTTCCAACAATTTGTACAGTTGA